Below is a window of Acidobacteriota bacterium DNA.
ATCGGTGCCTCAGCCTCTCCTCGGTTCACGGACAATGGGAACGGCACGGTGAAGGACAATCTGACCGGATTGGTCTGGCTGAAGAACGCGGATTGCTTCGGCCAGGAGACCTGGGCCACCGCCCTGACCAGCTCGAATACGCTGGCGAGCGGGGCCTGTGGCCTGACGGACGGCTCGGTCGCCGGAACCTGGCGATTGCCGAACATCAAGGAGCTGCAGAGCCTCTTCGACTACAGCCAGTACAACCCGTCACTCCCCGCGGGCCATCCGTTCGCCGGAGTGGATATCCCCGCCGGCTACTGGTCGTCCACGAGCGCTGCCGGCGGCGAGGGCAGTGCGTGGTACGCGCGCTTCGACGAGGGTTTCATGGACAATTTCCCAAAGTACGACACGAAGCATGTGTGGCCGGTCCGCGGTTGAACGTGAGGCGCTCGAACAGTCTCGGCATCGAAGGACGGAGGCCGTCCGCGCGGGGATGTGCGTTATCATGAACGCTCCCGCGGCGGCGCGCGGCAGGTTCTGCGACCCCCGATCACGGAGGACCCCCGATCTCGATGAGCCGATGCCCCGCGTGCGCGGCCGAGCTGTCCTCATCGAGCCCGTTCTGTCCGGAGTGCGGGGCGCCCCTCGGCGGCGATCCCACCGCCTCGAGCGGGCCGACCCTGATCCACAGGAAGTCGTCCGCGTCGTCCGGCTCGCCGACCTCCGACGGACGGTTTCCGCCCGGGACGATGCTCCTCGATCGGTACCGGATCGTCGGCCGTCTGGGACGCGGCGGCATGGGCGAGGTCTTCCGCGCCGACGACATGAAGCTGGGCCAACCGGTCGCGCTCAAGTTTCTCCCCGCTGATCTCGAGCGGGGCTCCTCCATGCTCGCGCGCTTCCACCACGAGGTGAAGATCGCGCGGCAGGTCTCCCACCCGAACGTCTGCCGCGTCTACGACATCGCCGAGGCCGACGGGCAGCACTTCATCTCGATGGAGTACGTCGACGGAGAGGATCTGCGCTCGCTCCTCCGACGCATCGGGCGCCTCCCTGAGGACAAGGCGCTCCAGATCGCGCGTCAGATGTGTGCGGGGCTGGCCGCGGCCCACGACAAGGGAGTGCTGCACCGCGACCTGAAGCCGGCCAACGTCATGCTGGACGGCGAGGGACGGGTGCGGATCACCGATTTCGGTCTGGCGGCTCTGGCCGGCGAGGTCATCGGCGCCGATCTGCGGTCCGGCACGCCCGGGTACATGGCGCCCGAGCAGGTTGCCGGAAAGGAAGTCTCGGTCGCGAGCGACATCTACGCGCTCGGGCTCGTGCTGTTCGAGCTCTTCACCGGGAAGCCCGCCTTCCGCGCCGAGTCGCTGCCCGAGCTGATGCGACAGCAGGAATCGGGCGTCACCTCGCCCTCGAGCTTCGTCCATGGACTCGATCGCTCCGTCGAGCGGGTCATCCTCGCATGCCTCGCGCGGCATCCGGCCGAGCGACCCTCTTCGGCGCTGGCGGTCGCGGCCGCGCTTCCGGGGGGCGATCCCCTCGCCGCGGCGCTCGCGGCGGGGGAGACGCCGTCCCCCGAGATGGTCGCGGCCTCCGTCGTGACCGGAGGGCTCAGCGCCCGAGCGGGGCTGATCTCGATCGTCGGCGCGATCGCCGGCCTCGCCCTCATCGTCCTCTTCGGAGGCGCGGGGGGAATCACGAGCTATACGTCTCTTCCCAAGGAGCCCCAGGTTCTCGCCGCCGAGGCGCGAGCCCTGCTCGGCCGGACGGGCCATCCGGAGCCCGCGGGTGATTTCATCTGGGGACTGAGCGAGAACAAGACGTATCTGGACCACCTGGAGAAGTCGACGGACCCGAATCGCTGGAAGGCGCTCGGACAGGGGGCGCTCGCACCCATCATCTTTTATTACCGTCAGGGTCCGAAGCCTCTCCTGCCGCTGAACCCCATCTCGAATCGAATGTCCCTGGAGGATCCTCCGCCGGGCTCGCCCGGGATCGCGACCGTCTGGACCGACACGTCGGGGCGTCTCATACGGATGGAGATCGTTCCGCCGGAGCGCGCCGAGCCCGGCGGCGCGCCACCGGGCGACGCGGACTTCAGCCCGTTGTTCGCGGCGGCGGGACTGGGTATCGCGGATCTTCGCCGCGTTCCGCCTGGCTGGAACCCGCCGTTCCACACCGACGCGCGCCTCGCGTGGGAATCGGTCGCGGCGAAGAGACCCGAGCTCGGTGTTCGCGTGGAGGCGGCATCGTACCGGGGCGTTCCCGTCTTCTTCCGCGTGATCGGCCCGTGGGAGAAGCCGGCGGAATCGGCCCTGGACGAGACGACGACGGGCAAGCGCGTCGCCCAGTTCGCTGGGGGGTTGCTCCTCCTGAGCGTCCTCACCGGAGGATTCCTGCTCGCGCGCCGGAACGTCCGGCTCGGGCGGAGCGATCTCCGCGGCGCCGTCCGGATCGCGGGGGTCTTCGTCCCGCTGCACATGCTCGCCTGGCTGCTCTACGCCAAGCATGCCGGTGAGTTCGGGGACCTGGTCGGCGCCCTCCTCTCGACGCTTGCGCAGACGCTCTTCGAGGGGCTGATGATTTTCACCCTCTACCTCGCGCTGGAGCCGTTCGTCCGGAGGCGCTGGCCCGACGCGATCGTCTCGTGGACGAGGGGCCTGGCCGGACGCTTCCGCGATCCGCTCGTCGGAAGGGACGTCCTCTTCGGCTGCCTGATCGGCATCGGGCTGCGGCTTTGGGATCAGGTCGGCCTACAGTTTCCCGCGTGGCTCGGCCTGGCGCCGAGCCGGCCGGCCTCGATTCGCCTGCACGCACTCGCGGGAACACGCTTCCTCTTCGGCGAGTTCCTGGACCGCCAGGTCCACTCGATCGTGCCGCCGATGCTGCTGCTGATTCTGCTCCTGCTTCTCTCGATCGTGCTCAGGCGGACGTGGATCGCGGGCGCGGTCGTTCTCGCCGCCTTCACTCTCCTGACCCTGCCCGCCGCAGAGTACTGGTTCGATGCCATCGGCACGCTGGTATTCGTAGGCACCCTGCTGCTCTCGCTGACGCGGCTCGGGTTGCTCTCCACGACGGTCCTCTTCGCGGTCTACACCACACTTGCGGGAACGCTCCAAACCACCGATCTCTCCGCGTGGTACGCGTCGGGGACGATCCTCTCCGTGCTCTGGGTCGCCGCTCTCGCCGGGTTCGGATTCTACGTGGCCCTCGCCGGCCGGCCGGTCCTGGGGACCGGATGGCTGCCGGACTGATCAGCTCCCCGCGTTCGTCACCTCCGCGAGGCGCTTCTTCGCCTGCTCCATGTCGGGGCTGATCGCGAGCGCCTTCCGGTACGCGTCGGCCGCCGCGGCCTTGTCGTCCTTGCCGGCGTACAGCTCGCCGAGGGTGAAGAAGGCGCGCGACGAGTCGGGGTGGAGCTCGACGTTCATCTTCTCGAGGACGATCGCGTCGTCGACCTGCCCCTTGTTGGCGAGAACCCGGATGACGTCGTGGAGCGCGAACTCGCCGAAGTCGTAGGCGGCCCTCCCCTCGTATTGCTTGCGCAGCTCGCGATACTTCGCCTCGGCGGTGGCGACGCCTTTCTCGGCGACGAGGTCCAGCACGATGTCCCCGATCGTCTGCGGGATCGCGACGGCGTGGTGGCACGTCATGCACGTGACCTGCACCTTCCTGTCGCGTCCGGTCTTGATCTCCGCGAGGTACTTCGAGTTCACGTCCGCCGTCATCTTCATCATGGCGCGGGCCGTCACCTTCGGCGCCCTGTCGTCGGAGTCGAACTTGAAATCCTGGAACGGCGGCGCGCCGGCCTTCTCCTCGCCGACGTGGCAGTAAGTGCACCGGACGCCCAGGGCGTTGGTGAGCTGCTTCATCGACTCGATGAGATCCGCTTTCGAGATGTCCCTCGGCAGCACCTGCAGGTTCTTGAACTTGTCCGGGATCTGCGCGCTCGCGGAGCCGGCACCGAGAAGCGCCGCCGCCACGAGAACCAGCGCTCGTGCCTCCAGCCTGCGTCCCATGATTCGCATCGCATGCCTCCTGTGAGAGTGAATGCCGGAGCGTAGCCACGGGGGAGGCCCGCCGGGTCGCCGTCGGGTGCGGGGTTTGTCAGGAAACGGTCAGGAACGGCCGGCCGCCGCGCCGGCCGCTGCTACAATCCCCGTCCCATGACGATCTTCCGGCGGCGGCTCGAATCGGGATGGGGTTCCGTCTTCATCACCTCCTTTCTCGTCCTGGGCCTCCTCCTCGTCGCCGTCCTCGCGCGCCTCGCCTACGGGGCCTCGCGTTCCCACCGCCGCGTCGCGGAAGGGGTCCTCACTGACTACGCCTCGCTCGCGGCGCACGAGCTGGTGCGGCGGGCCGCGAACGAAATCGGCTACAACGGCTGCTATCCGATCATCACCGCCCTCCGCCGCGTCGCCGCCGCGCCGGCGGGAGGTGCTCTCCCCGAGCCGTCCGCCCTCGCCGCCCCCGACGACGAGGCGCTGCGCCGCGCGCTCACGCTCGCCCCCTCGCTCTTCGTCCTCGATGCGGCGCGGAATGCGCTCGCGGTGAGCGGCGCGCCTCTCGATGCGGAGACCCTCGCGTGGATCCGCGCGAGCCTTCCCGCCGTCGCCGCCGCGAAGCCCGATCTCGCGCGGTCGTTCACCGCGGCGCGCGCGAAGATCGGCGGCCGCCCCCGCGCGTTCGTCATCGCCTCGGCGGGACCGGCGCTCGTGGGGTTCGAGCTCGAACAAGGAGCGCTGCGCGGCTTCATCGATCGCGCCGTGACGCGCGGCCCGCTGCTGCCGGCCTCGCTCGGGGACGGTCATCTGACGAACGATCTCCTCGACGTCGGCGTGGTCGACGGGGAGGGAGGTGATCTCTTCCGGTCGGGCCAGGGGAGGGGTGGAATCCTTCGAGCCAGGGTTCCTTTCGGCGACGCCTACGGCGGCGTCCTCGAAGGCGCCGTCGCCGTCGTCTCGATCGATCCGGCGGCCGCGCCGCGCCTCGTCATCGGCGGGCTCCCCGAATCACAGGTGCCCCTCCTCCTCGCGCTCCAGGGAGTGGCGGCGGGGCTCGTCGTCGCCGCCATATTCCTGATGGCGCGCGAGCGGGCGCTCGCGGCCGCGCGGGCGGAGTTCATCGCGCGCGTCTCGCACGAGCTCCGGACGCCGCTGACGCAGATCCGGATGTTCGCCGAGACGCTTCTCCTCGATCGCGCTCGGACCGACGCCGAGCGCCGGCGCTCGCTCGAGATCATCGATCAGGAGGCGCGGCGCCTCGGCGACCTCGTCGAGAACGTCCTCCGCTTCTCGCGCGGCGAGCGCGGGGACATCCACCTCGCGCCGCGCCCGCGCGCCGTCGCCCCGCTGGTGCGGGAGATCGTGTCGTCGTTCCTGCCGCTCGCGCGCGGGCGGGGCGTGCAGGTCGAGACGCGCCTCGACGACGCCGCCGTGGCGAGCCTCGACGACGACGCGATGCGCCAGGTCCTCATCAACCTCCTCGACAACGCGGTGAAGTACGGACCCACAGGCCAGCGGGTCGTGGTGGGCGCCGAGAGGGGGGGCGCGGGCGTGCGGGTGTGGGTGGAGGACGAGGGGCCGGGCGTGCCCGAGGCGGATCGCGGAAGGATCTGGAATCGCTTCGAGCGGCTCGCGCGCGATCGCGATCGCGCGGTGGCGGGAACGGGGATCGGCCTGACAGTCGTCCGCGATCTCGTGGCCCTCCACGGCGGGCGCGCGTGGGTCGAGCCGGCGAGCGGTGGCGGCGCGCGTTTCGTCGTCGAGCTGCCCGCATGAAGCGCATCCTCGTCATCGAGGACAACGACGACCTCGCCTTCGGCCTCCGGAACAACCTCGAGGTGGAAGGGTACGAGATCGCCGTCGAGAGGGACGGCCGATCGGGCCGGGAGCGGGCGCGGACGTGGCGCCCCGATCTCGTCATCCTCGACCTGATGCTCCCCGGCATGGACGGCTTCCGCCTGCTGCGCTCGATGCGCGAGGCGCGGGACACGACGCCGATCCTGATCCTGACGGCCCGGGGCGAGGAGGCGGACAAGGTGCGAGGGCTCCGCCTGGGCGCCGACGACTACGTGACGAAGCCCTTCGGCCTCCTCGAGCTCCTCGCGCGGGTCGAGGCGCTGCTGCGGCGGGCCGGAGCCGGCGGCGACGACGGCGTGCGACGCTTCGGCGACGTCGAGGTCAACCCCTCGCACCGCACCGTCACGCGCTCGGGCAAGGCCGTCGATCTCGCGCCGAAGGAGCTCGATCTCCTCCTCGCCCTGCTGCGCCACGACGAGGCCGTCGTCTCGCGCCTGGATCTCCTGCACGAGGTGTGGGGATACTCCGCCGACGTCGTGTCGCGCACGGTCGACACCCACGTCGCCGAGCTGCGGCGCAAGCTGGAGGAGGATCCGGCCAACCCGCGGCACATCCTCACCGCCCGGAAGGCCGGCTACCGTCTCAAGAGATGACCGCGCCGGGGCGGCGCCTATATATATGTAGGGCCCCCGGGAGCGAAACTGGAGCGAATCGAGCGCCCTCCCGCCTCCCGACCGGGAGGAGGCGCCAGGCGGCCCGCGGATGAATCGCCCGGCGCGGGAGGGGTGATAGAATCCGCCGCCAGTGCGCAGAATCCTCCTCGTCCCCGACCTTGCCGCCGAGCGGTGGCCCTCGATGGATCGCTACGCGGCGCGGGTGGCGGAACATCTGACGCGCGAGGCGCCGGACCTCGAGATCGCGCTCTCGACGGCGATCCCGGGGTTCCCTCCCGAGGACGGCGCCGGCCGGTCCGGCCCCCCCCAATTCCCGCGCGGCGCGCTGCCGGCCCTCGGTCAGGTCGGGCGCTACGGCGCCCGGTATCTCACCTACCCACGAAAGGTCGGAGCGGAGCGCGCGGATCTGGTGCACGTGCTCGACCATTCCTACGCGCACATCGTGCACTCGGTGAAGCGCGGGCCGCGGGTCGTCACCGTGCACGACCTCTTTCCCGTGATGACGGTCGAGCGCGGCGACACCGGGATGCGCGAGCGCATTCGCGATCGCTTGCTGGGCCGGGTGCTGTCGGGATTGCGCGGCGCGGACGCCTGGATCGTGGCCACCGAGTGGCTCCGGGGAGGGCTCGCCGAATGGCTGGGCCACGACGAGCGGATCCACGTCATCCCCTTCGGCGTGGACGATGATTTCTTCGCTGCGCCAGCGGAGCCGCGGGAGTCGATCCGGCGCCGGCTCGGTCTCCCTTCGGGCGCGTTCACGGTGCTGCACGTCGGGAACGTCGCCCCGCGGAAGAATCTGCCGGGGGTGATCGCGGCGGTCCACGGGTTGCGGGCCGCGGGGTTGGACGCGTGGCTGCTCCGGGTGGGGGATGCGCTCACGCGGGACCAGCAGGCCGATGTCGAGGCGCGGGGAATCGCGGATCGGGTTAGGGCTCTCGGGGCGGCCAGCGAGTCGGATCTGCGCGCGGCCTACCGCGCGGCGGACGTCCTCCTCTTTCCGTCCCACTACGAAGGGTTTGGCTTCCCCGTCCTGGAGGCGATGGCCTGCGGTCTGCCGGTCGTCACGTCCGGTCTCGGGGGCCTGGTCGAGGCCGCGGGGGAGGCCGCGGTCGTCGTCGGCGATCAGGATGTGAATCTGTGCGTGACCGCGCTGCGCCGCGTGGCCGCGGAGCCCGCGTGGCGCGAGCAGGTGATCGCCCGCGGCCGGGAGCACGCGCGACGATTCCGGTGGGCCGCAACCGCGCGGCGGACGGCGGACCTCTATCGGAGTCTGCTGTGAGCCCGGGGGCTTCCCCGCTGAGAGTCACCGCAATCACCGCCTCCGCTCAGCTCGGCGGGACGGAGCGCGTGCTGATCGACTTCGCGGCCCTTGCCCGAGAGAACGGCATCGAGCTGCGCGTGCTCTCGCCCCGCGACGGTCCGCTCATCGCCGCCCTGTCCCGGTTCGAAGTCGAAGCCGACGTCGTTCCCGGCCCGGCCTTCCTGCTTCCCTTCCAGCCGAACGTGGAGCTTGCGTACCCCGAATTCGATCTCTCCCTTCACTACTCGCTCCGCCCCGAGCCCTTCGGACGCGTGATCCTGGAGAGCATGGCGTGCGGCGTTCCCGTCATCGCCGCGGCCGAGGGAGGGCCGCTCGAGATCCAGGGCGCGGCCGGCGCGAGGGGAGAGACGCCGGAAGGATGGCTCGCGCCCCCGCGCGACGCGGGAGCCCTCGCGGCGACGCTGAGGCGCGCGCTCTCGATCTCGCCCGAGGCCCGCGCGGCCATGGGAAGCGCGGCGCGGGCGCGGGCCGAGTCGCACTTCTCCGCGCCCGAGTTCGCCCGAGGGGTCGCGGGGGTCCTGGCGCGCGCGGCGCAGCGGAACGGATAGGCGGCGGCGACCGAATCTTCAATCGCTTTTCCCGCGCCGCGGCGGTATGGTGGCGCCGTGCGCCGCCCGCGCGTCGTCCGCACCGCTTCCGCACCGGGCTCTCCGAAGCGGCGTCCCCGCCCACGCCACCTGCCTCGGAGGATGCCCCGATGCCTTCGATTGGAAATCTGATCTGCGTCACCCCGCGTGATTCCTACGTCGTCGATGCGCCGCCGGCGCGGAATGGCCTTCTCGGCCGCCTCGAGCGCCTGACGGGGCCGTTCCTCCGAAGCCCCGGCATCGGCTTTCCGTACATCGTGGGCTTTCTCCGGCAGAACGGGCTGCTCCCCGCGGATTGCCGCGTCGTCGTGCAGCACGACAAGATCGAAGGGCCGACGCCGTTCGAGACGATCCTGAGCCGCAAGGCCGATCTCTCGCGCGGCGACATGGACGTCGTGATGATCACGGCCTACAGCAACTCGGCGCGCGAGGCGTACCGCCGGGCGCGCGAGGCTCGGCGGGCCTTCGAGGAGGCGGGGCGCAAGGTGGCGATCCTCTTCGGGGGCTCGCACGCCTCGGCGGTCCCCGACGAGGGGACGCGCCACGGGCACGTGGACGCGACCGTGGTGGGTGAAGGGGAGTGGGCCGTCGCCGAGATCCTGGCGGACCTGCACGCGGGTCGCGATCTGAAGCCCGTCTACAACGCCGGCTTCCAGCGCATCCGCGATCGCGGGACGCTGCGCATCGACATGGACATCTGGCAGGGGCTCGACCCCGCGCCGCAGCAGCTTCTCGGTTCGGCGACCTTCGCGCGGGGGTGCAAGCTCGACTGCCACTTTTGCGCCGTGAAGATCGTGAACGGCCCCCTCGTTCGCAATCGCGACGCCGAGGACGTGGTCGACGAGCTGAACCGGCAGAACGGACGCTTCACGCGCGACACGATCTCAGAGGCGCCGCCGGGGGCCTTCAACGCTTTCCTGAAGCTGGCCACGCGGCTGCCGGGTCTTCGCGGTTCCCGGGGTGAGACCCTCGTGCGCAACCTCGGCCCGGGGTCCACGAAGCGCTTCTTCTTCTGGGACGACAACCTCTACAACGCCGCCGGCGCCCTCGAGCACCTCTTCGAGGCGATCCGGCCCCTCGGGCGCACGTGGTCGGCGCAGCTCACGATCGACATGGCCGACAAGCCGCATCTGCTCAAGATGGCCTACGACGCGGGATGCCGGGAGCTCTTCCTCGGGATCGAATCGATCAACCAGGGGAGCCTCGGGGCCCTCGACAAGTGGTCGAACGAGGCCGCGTCCATGACCGAGCGGCTGAGGCGCGTGCACGACGCGGGGATCAAGGTGATGGGGGCGTTCGTCTTCGGCCTCGACGAGGACGACGCCACCGTCTTCGATCGCACGCTCGAGTTCGTGAGGCGCCACGGCGTCGACTACATCACCGCCAACATCATCCAGCCCTACCCGGGGACGGGCACCTTCGACGACGCGGTCGCCGCGGGCGATCTTCTTCCGTGCACCGCGTGCCCCGAGGACTCCGACGTCTCGATGGACTACAACTGGCCCCTATTTGACGGAGGCCACGTGCTGATCCGCCCGAAGCGGATGACAGAGGACGAGCTGCAGGACGGCTACCTGACGTTCCTCAAGGAGTCGTACTCCCTCCGCGGGATCGTGCGGCGCTACGACGCGGCCCCCGCCTCGAGCCGCACGGGGCTCGTGCACCACCTCGTCTCGAACTACCTCATGAGCCGCTACAGCATGGCGAAGACGGCCCACGCGCTGAAGAGCAAGCTCGCACGCAGGCCCGTTGCGAGGGCCGAGGGGGGCCCGGCGAATGCGCCGCTCGCGGCGCCGACCCTCTCCCGCGTCGGAGAAGGAGATGTCTCCCGGTAATTTCTCTTGCTGTCTCTCCCAACTCGCGGTAATCTCCACGCAATATCGAGCCCGCGACCGATCATCGACAAGCGCACGCCAACGTTTGAGATCGCCGACTCCAGACGGAGAGCGCCCGCCGCCGGGGGCCTGGGGGAGCCATCCATGGGCCGGGGACCTCTCGCCCGACATTCAAACCTCGTTCGTCGCGCCTTCCTCGCCTTCCTCCTGATCGCTCTCTCCTCCGGCATCGGAGTGCGGGACGCCGACCTCTCCGTGCTTGCGGCGGGGGGCGGCCAGGGGGCCGGTCCGGGCTACGCGCCGGACGAGATCCTCGTGAAGTTCCACAGGAACGTGAAGGCGGCGGACCGCGATCACGTTCGCAATCAAG
It encodes the following:
- a CDS encoding DUF1566 domain-containing protein, with translation MKPTTTNRLFSMATGLVVFGAALAGTLDPPGPPAPTMVTLQQIYDRLGARASVARTGQTGCWDTFGNPVSCAGTGQDGAFQIGASASPRFTDNGNGTVKDNLTGLVWLKNADCFGQETWATALTSSNTLASGACGLTDGSVAGTWRLPNIKELQSLFDYSQYNPSLPAGHPFAGVDIPAGYWSSTSAAGGEGSAWYARFDEGFMDNFPKYDTKHVWPVRG
- a CDS encoding protein kinase, which produces MSRCPACAAELSSSSPFCPECGAPLGGDPTASSGPTLIHRKSSASSGSPTSDGRFPPGTMLLDRYRIVGRLGRGGMGEVFRADDMKLGQPVALKFLPADLERGSSMLARFHHEVKIARQVSHPNVCRVYDIAEADGQHFISMEYVDGEDLRSLLRRIGRLPEDKALQIARQMCAGLAAAHDKGVLHRDLKPANVMLDGEGRVRITDFGLAALAGEVIGADLRSGTPGYMAPEQVAGKEVSVASDIYALGLVLFELFTGKPAFRAESLPELMRQQESGVTSPSSFVHGLDRSVERVILACLARHPAERPSSALAVAAALPGGDPLAAALAAGETPSPEMVAASVVTGGLSARAGLISIVGAIAGLALIVLFGGAGGITSYTSLPKEPQVLAAEARALLGRTGHPEPAGDFIWGLSENKTYLDHLEKSTDPNRWKALGQGALAPIIFYYRQGPKPLLPLNPISNRMSLEDPPPGSPGIATVWTDTSGRLIRMEIVPPERAEPGGAPPGDADFSPLFAAAGLGIADLRRVPPGWNPPFHTDARLAWESVAAKRPELGVRVEAASYRGVPVFFRVIGPWEKPAESALDETTTGKRVAQFAGGLLLLSVLTGGFLLARRNVRLGRSDLRGAVRIAGVFVPLHMLAWLLYAKHAGEFGDLVGALLSTLAQTLFEGLMIFTLYLALEPFVRRRWPDAIVSWTRGLAGRFRDPLVGRDVLFGCLIGIGLRLWDQVGLQFPAWLGLAPSRPASIRLHALAGTRFLFGEFLDRQVHSIVPPMLLLILLLLLSIVLRRTWIAGAVVLAAFTLLTLPAAEYWFDAIGTLVFVGTLLLSLTRLGLLSTTVLFAVYTTLAGTLQTTDLSAWYASGTILSVLWVAALAGFGFYVALAGRPVLGTGWLPD
- a CDS encoding c-type cytochrome; the protein is MRIMGRRLEARALVLVAAALLGAGSASAQIPDKFKNLQVLPRDISKADLIESMKQLTNALGVRCTYCHVGEEKAGAPPFQDFKFDSDDRAPKVTARAMMKMTADVNSKYLAEIKTGRDRKVQVTCMTCHHAVAIPQTIGDIVLDLVAEKGVATAEAKYRELRKQYEGRAAYDFGEFALHDVIRVLANKGQVDDAIVLEKMNVELHPDSSRAFFTLGELYAGKDDKAAAADAYRKALAISPDMEQAKKRLAEVTNAGS
- a CDS encoding HAMP domain-containing histidine kinase; translation: MTIFRRRLESGWGSVFITSFLVLGLLLVAVLARLAYGASRSHRRVAEGVLTDYASLAAHELVRRAANEIGYNGCYPIITALRRVAAAPAGGALPEPSALAAPDDEALRRALTLAPSLFVLDAARNALAVSGAPLDAETLAWIRASLPAVAAAKPDLARSFTAARAKIGGRPRAFVIASAGPALVGFELEQGALRGFIDRAVTRGPLLPASLGDGHLTNDLLDVGVVDGEGGDLFRSGQGRGGILRARVPFGDAYGGVLEGAVAVVSIDPAAAPRLVIGGLPESQVPLLLALQGVAAGLVVAAIFLMARERALAAARAEFIARVSHELRTPLTQIRMFAETLLLDRARTDAERRRSLEIIDQEARRLGDLVENVLRFSRGERGDIHLAPRPRAVAPLVREIVSSFLPLARGRGVQVETRLDDAAVASLDDDAMRQVLINLLDNAVKYGPTGQRVVVGAERGGAGVRVWVEDEGPGVPEADRGRIWNRFERLARDRDRAVAGTGIGLTVVRDLVALHGGRAWVEPASGGGARFVVELPA
- a CDS encoding response regulator transcription factor; the encoded protein is MKRILVIEDNDDLAFGLRNNLEVEGYEIAVERDGRSGRERARTWRPDLVILDLMLPGMDGFRLLRSMREARDTTPILILTARGEEADKVRGLRLGADDYVTKPFGLLELLARVEALLRRAGAGGDDGVRRFGDVEVNPSHRTVTRSGKAVDLAPKELDLLLALLRHDEAVVSRLDLLHEVWGYSADVVSRTVDTHVAELRRKLEEDPANPRHILTARKAGYRLKR
- a CDS encoding glycosyltransferase family 4 protein, which codes for MRRILLVPDLAAERWPSMDRYAARVAEHLTREAPDLEIALSTAIPGFPPEDGAGRSGPPQFPRGALPALGQVGRYGARYLTYPRKVGAERADLVHVLDHSYAHIVHSVKRGPRVVTVHDLFPVMTVERGDTGMRERIRDRLLGRVLSGLRGADAWIVATEWLRGGLAEWLGHDERIHVIPFGVDDDFFAAPAEPRESIRRRLGLPSGAFTVLHVGNVAPRKNLPGVIAAVHGLRAAGLDAWLLRVGDALTRDQQADVEARGIADRVRALGAASESDLRAAYRAADVLLFPSHYEGFGFPVLEAMACGLPVVTSGLGGLVEAAGEAAVVVGDQDVNLCVTALRRVAAEPAWREQVIARGREHARRFRWAATARRTADLYRSLL
- a CDS encoding glycosyltransferase encodes the protein MSPGASPLRVTAITASAQLGGTERVLIDFAALARENGIELRVLSPRDGPLIAALSRFEVEADVVPGPAFLLPFQPNVELAYPEFDLSLHYSLRPEPFGRVILESMACGVPVIAAAEGGPLEIQGAAGARGETPEGWLAPPRDAGALAATLRRALSISPEARAAMGSAARARAESHFSAPEFARGVAGVLARAAQRNG
- a CDS encoding cobalamin B12-binding domain-containing protein; this encodes MPSIGNLICVTPRDSYVVDAPPARNGLLGRLERLTGPFLRSPGIGFPYIVGFLRQNGLLPADCRVVVQHDKIEGPTPFETILSRKADLSRGDMDVVMITAYSNSAREAYRRAREARRAFEEAGRKVAILFGGSHASAVPDEGTRHGHVDATVVGEGEWAVAEILADLHAGRDLKPVYNAGFQRIRDRGTLRIDMDIWQGLDPAPQQLLGSATFARGCKLDCHFCAVKIVNGPLVRNRDAEDVVDELNRQNGRFTRDTISEAPPGAFNAFLKLATRLPGLRGSRGETLVRNLGPGSTKRFFFWDDNLYNAAGALEHLFEAIRPLGRTWSAQLTIDMADKPHLLKMAYDAGCRELFLGIESINQGSLGALDKWSNEAASMTERLRRVHDAGIKVMGAFVFGLDEDDATVFDRTLEFVRRHGVDYITANIIQPYPGTGTFDDAVAAGDLLPCTACPEDSDVSMDYNWPLFDGGHVLIRPKRMTEDELQDGYLTFLKESYSLRGIVRRYDAAPASSRTGLVHHLVSNYLMSRYSMAKTAHALKSKLARRPVARAEGGPANAPLAAPTLSRVGEGDVSR